The following coding sequences are from one Beggiatoa alba B18LD window:
- a CDS encoding phasin family protein has protein sequence MKEQVKKWADLNKSNVAAVQKLADINTNLATALLRQQMDILSIYADNSVKQIQALTEAKRVQDLFAIQAEATQELNKKVLNNARITVEILVDSKSQIASLVEDNLKSISTFNPLAKAA, from the coding sequence ATGAAAGAACAAGTGAAAAAATGGGCTGACCTGAACAAATCCAATGTTGCTGCTGTCCAAAAATTAGCCGACATCAACACCAATTTAGCCACCGCTTTATTACGTCAACAAATGGATATCCTGAGCATTTACGCTGACAACAGCGTCAAGCAAATCCAAGCGTTAACTGAAGCAAAGCGTGTTCAAGATTTATTCGCTATCCAAGCCGAAGCGACCCAAGAATTAAACAAAAAAGTGTTAAACAACGCCCGTATCACCGTTGAAATTTTAGTGGACAGCAAATCTCAAATTGCTTCCTTAGTAGAAGATAATCTGAAAAGCATCTCTACTTTCAATCCGTTAGCAAAAGCTGCTTAA